One window from the genome of Vicugna pacos chromosome 23, VicPac4, whole genome shotgun sequence encodes:
- the TNNI1 gene encoding troponin I, slow skeletal muscle — MDACSERKPKITASRKLLLKSLMLAKAKECWEQEHEEREAEKARYLAERIPTLQTRGLSLSALQDLCRELHAKVEVVDEERYDIEAKCLHNTREIKDLKLKVLDLRGKFKRPPLRRVRVSADAMLRALLGSKHKVSMDLRANLKSVKKEDTEKERPVEVGDWRKNVEAMSGMEGRKKMFDAAKSPTTQ; from the exons ATGGACGCCTGCAGCGAG agAAAACCCAAGATCACCGCCTCCCGCAAACTCCTGCTGAAG AGCCTGATGCTGGCCAAGGCCAAGGAGTGCTGGGAGCAGGAGCACGAGGAGCGGGAGGCCGAGAAGGCTCGCTACCTGGCCGAGCGCATCCCTACACTGCAGACCCGCGGCCTGTCGCTCAGCGCCCTGCAG GACCTGTGTCGGGAACTGCACGCCAAGGTGGAGGTGGTGGACGAGGAGAGATATGACATTGAGGCCAAATGTCTGCACAACACCAGGGAg ATCAAGGACCTGAAGCTCAAAGTGCTGGACCTGCGCGGGAAGTTCAAGCGTCCGCCGCTGCGGCGGGTCCGCGTCTCGGCCGACGCCATGCTGCGCGCCCTGCTGGGCTCCAAGCACAAAGTGTCCATGGACCTGCGCGCCAACCTCAAGTCTGTGAAGAAAGAGGACACGGAGAAG GAGCGGCCTGTGGAGGTGGGCGACTGGAGGAAGAACGTGGAGGCCATGTCCGGGATGGAAGGCCGGAAGAAGATGTTCGATGCGGCCAAGTCCCCAACCACCCAGTAG